The following proteins come from a genomic window of Ferrovibrio sp. MS7:
- a CDS encoding tetratricopeptide repeat protein, which translates to MRPAEAKVTPCARRIHGLASPGTKSWAKQRAALAVMLAPLLLSACVTARAPQPVPVDVAVAEESDMLSPYGHFLAARHARLSFDYTAAADYYLKALSEEPNSGLLAQGAFLSLLADGRVPQALELAPVLRDNNPADHMARISVATGAMLRRDYDSALRVVAEGPTSGIHAAFNPLIAAWAYAGKGEADRALEALGRLDRNPLFGGVHDHLKPMLLELLGRYREAEADYREAMAKPERVGIRMSDAYARFLERRGRADEARALIASQLKLNPDNGTLMRAERRLRSSNSLGSNVAPMIGNANEGFAESLLAAATAFGRNDGGELTELHLQLALALRPDLDDARVTLADIYESRKQWDRAIKTYGTVQSDGAFADVAQLRIAWCMNERGDHDAAVRMLRKIARDRRDDARPLITLGDLYRQMERWQEAATEYTAAFQRIPVLENRHWILLFSRGIAYERSKQWSKAEADMLKALEFQPEQPMVLNYLGYTWIDMNRNIDRATDMIRRAVTMRPNDGAIVDSLGWAYYRVGRYDEAVVQLERAVELKGGDPVITDHLGDAYWKVGRRAEAQFQWRRALGLKPEPELEQQIRRKLETGLDPVAQK; encoded by the coding sequence ATGCGTCCGGCCGAAGCGAAAGTTACCCCCTGCGCCCGCCGGATCCATGGCCTGGCCTCGCCTGGAACAAAATCCTGGGCGAAACAACGCGCGGCGCTGGCGGTGATGCTGGCGCCGCTGCTGCTTTCGGCCTGCGTCACCGCGCGGGCGCCGCAGCCGGTGCCCGTCGACGTGGCGGTGGCCGAAGAGTCCGACATGCTGTCGCCCTACGGCCATTTCCTCGCCGCGCGCCATGCCCGCCTGAGCTTCGACTACACGGCTGCCGCCGACTACTATCTCAAGGCACTGAGCGAGGAGCCGAATTCCGGCCTGCTGGCCCAGGGCGCCTTCCTCTCGCTGCTGGCCGATGGCCGCGTGCCACAGGCGCTGGAACTGGCGCCGGTGCTGCGCGACAACAATCCCGCCGACCATATGGCGCGGATCTCGGTCGCCACCGGGGCGATGCTGCGGCGCGACTATGATTCGGCCCTGCGCGTGGTGGCGGAGGGCCCGACCTCCGGCATCCACGCCGCCTTCAATCCGCTGATCGCCGCCTGGGCCTATGCCGGCAAGGGCGAGGCCGACCGCGCCCTTGAGGCTTTGGGCCGGCTCGACCGCAATCCGCTGTTCGGCGGTGTGCATGATCACCTGAAGCCGATGCTGCTGGAACTGCTCGGCCGCTATCGCGAGGCGGAAGCGGATTACCGCGAGGCGATGGCCAAGCCGGAGCGTGTCGGCATTCGCATGAGCGATGCCTATGCGCGTTTCCTCGAGCGCCGTGGCCGCGCCGACGAGGCGCGCGCCCTCATCGCCAGCCAGCTCAAGCTCAATCCCGACAACGGCACGCTGATGCGTGCCGAGCGCCGCCTGCGCAGTTCGAACAGCCTGGGCAGCAATGTCGCGCCGATGATCGGCAATGCCAATGAAGGCTTCGCCGAAAGCCTGCTGGCGGCGGCTACCGCCTTTGGCCGCAACGATGGCGGCGAGTTGACCGAACTGCATCTCCAGCTTGCCCTGGCGTTGCGCCCCGATCTGGATGATGCCCGCGTCACGCTGGCCGACATCTACGAGAGCCGCAAGCAATGGGACCGCGCCATCAAGACCTATGGCACGGTGCAGTCCGACGGTGCCTTCGCTGACGTGGCGCAATTGCGCATCGCCTGGTGCATGAACGAGCGTGGCGACCACGATGCCGCCGTGCGCATGCTGCGTAAGATCGCCCGCGACCGCCGCGACGACGCCCGCCCGCTGATCACGCTCGGCGACCTCTACCGCCAGATGGAGCGCTGGCAGGAAGCGGCGACTGAATACACCGCTGCCTTCCAGCGCATTCCGGTGCTGGAGAACCGGCACTGGATCCTGCTGTTCAGCCGCGGCATCGCCTATGAGCGCTCGAAGCAGTGGAGCAAGGCGGAAGCCGATATGCTCAAGGCGCTGGAATTCCAGCCCGAGCAGCCGATGGTGCTGAACTATCTCGGCTATACCTGGATCGATATGAACCGCAATATCGACCGCGCCACCGACATGATCCGCCGCGCCGTGACGATGCGGCCGAACGACGGCGCCATCGTCGACTCGCTCGGCTGGGCCTATTACCGCGTCGGCCGCTACGACGAGGCCGTGGTGCAGCTTGAGCGCGCCGTGGAACTCAAGGGCGGCGATCCAGTGATCACCGATCACCTGGGCGATGCCTATTGGAAAGTCGGCCGCCGCGCCGAGGCGCAGTTCCAGTGGCGCCGCGCGCTCGGCCTCAAGCCGGAGCCAGAACTGGAGCAGCAGATCCGCCGCAAGCTCGAAACCGGCCTCGATCCGGTCGCGCAGAAGTGA
- a CDS encoding 4-(cytidine 5'-diphospho)-2-C-methyl-D-erythritol kinase — MAAAIARLAPAKVNLFLHITAKRPDGYHTLESLVVFARDVAAADRVAVAPADALSLKIDGPFAAGLEADDGNLVLRAAKLLRGDKRLGALLTLTKTLPVASGIGGGSADAAAALHLLNQHWQLGHDAAALARIGLQLGADVPVCLLGRPAMMTGIGEQVVPLDGLPPAWLVLANPGIALPTREVFTALNGTTGPAQPLSRPPASAADLAILLRERRNDLEAPARFLSSAIDPVLAALKAQSGCLLARLSGSGATCFGLFAEQRLAEHAARMLARAYPDWWLAATAI; from the coding sequence ATGGCTGCTGCAATAGCCCGCCTGGCGCCGGCCAAGGTCAACCTGTTCCTGCATATCACCGCCAAGCGGCCCGATGGCTATCACACGCTGGAAAGCCTGGTGGTATTTGCCCGCGATGTAGCGGCAGCCGACCGCGTGGCGGTGGCCCCGGCGGACGCGCTTTCACTAAAGATCGATGGGCCTTTCGCTGCCGGGCTGGAAGCCGATGACGGCAATCTGGTGCTGCGCGCGGCGAAGCTGCTGCGTGGCGATAAGCGGCTCGGAGCGCTACTGACCCTGACCAAGACCTTGCCTGTTGCTTCCGGCATCGGCGGCGGCTCGGCGGATGCGGCGGCGGCCCTGCATCTGCTGAACCAGCATTGGCAGTTGGGCCATGATGCCGCCGCGCTGGCGCGGATCGGCCTGCAGCTTGGTGCCGATGTGCCGGTCTGCCTGTTGGGCCGTCCGGCGATGATGACCGGCATCGGCGAGCAAGTCGTGCCGCTGGATGGCCTGCCGCCGGCCTGGCTGGTGCTGGCCAATCCCGGCATCGCGCTGCCGACGCGCGAGGTATTCACGGCACTCAACGGCACCACCGGTCCGGCGCAGCCTTTGTCGCGCCCGCCGGCCAGTGCCGCCGACCTGGCGATCCTGCTGCGCGAACGGCGCAACGATCTGGAAGCCCCGGCGCGGTTCTTGAGCAGCGCCATCGACCCGGTGCTGGCGGCGCTGAAGGCGCAAAGCGGCTGCCTGCTGGCGCGGCTTTCCGGCTCGGGCGCCACCTGTTTCGGGCTGTTCGCGGAACAGCGTCTGGCCGAGCATGCCGCGCGCATGCTGGCCCGCGCCTATCCCGATTGGTGGCTGGCGGCAACCGCGATCTGA
- a CDS encoding PAS domain-containing protein, producing the protein MSAFGHVVAAPLRDLLAFYLGKRAGARVPLRSSISPVDLRNLLSGVFLYEYDRANRDFQVRLAGNDIRDMVQTVRQGARLDEIFPPEAAAAVRERYAKVCDEVCVMHNIGHVFEKLGGTGQGERLALPLADDSGDVRFLIGATLYDLGSPGKPLPGNEKVRITFTPL; encoded by the coding sequence ATGTCGGCCTTCGGTCATGTAGTGGCGGCGCCGTTGCGCGACCTGCTTGCCTTCTATCTCGGCAAGCGCGCTGGCGCACGGGTGCCGCTGCGCTCCAGCATCAGCCCGGTGGATTTGCGCAACCTGCTGTCCGGCGTGTTTCTCTACGAATACGACCGCGCCAACCGGGATTTCCAGGTGCGGCTCGCCGGCAACGACATCCGCGACATGGTGCAGACCGTGCGCCAGGGCGCCCGCCTCGACGAGATATTTCCGCCCGAAGCGGCAGCGGCCGTGCGCGAGCGCTACGCCAAGGTCTGCGACGAAGTCTGCGTGATGCATAATATCGGCCATGTTTTCGAGAAACTGGGCGGCACCGGCCAGGGCGAGCGGCTTGCACTGCCGTTGGCCGATGATAGCGGCGATGTGCGTTTCCTGATCGGCGCCACCCTCTACGATCTCGGCAGCCCGGGAAAACCTCTTCCCGGCAACGAGAAAGTACGGATCACCTTTACGCCACTTTGA
- a CDS encoding alpha/beta fold hydrolase, which produces MTDERASDADAATVAGPQAAQRRLSHGVWLTKTAQPIAVSKMQAGPKLPLGSTRPLALLLHGMTMDRTAMLPLGAELLADFDILCLDLPCHGESLDIPPDGDGSPAALAELILPALAMGMPRLLRDQPVLLVGHSFGGLVAAVLARHFPGVIGLVLGDTPLAMAKQRAATAILRLGLDDGEIRRHAAITRDGFGVVPGGNEERIYYDLPLLQPAPVLLLHAALPFGSKRVDERVPSCIDSMDLAVMAKFGAGKVTCQALEGTSHILFNEAPEAAATAIREWLRQQH; this is translated from the coding sequence ATGACGGATGAGCGCGCTTCCGATGCCGATGCCGCAACCGTTGCGGGGCCACAGGCCGCGCAGCGGCGGCTGAGTCATGGCGTCTGGCTGACCAAGACTGCGCAGCCGATCGCGGTGTCGAAGATGCAGGCTGGCCCTAAGCTGCCGCTCGGCAGCACGCGGCCCCTGGCTTTGCTGCTGCATGGCATGACCATGGACCGCACGGCGATGCTGCCGCTCGGCGCCGAACTGCTCGCCGATTTCGATATCCTCTGCCTCGACCTGCCTTGCCATGGCGAGTCGCTGGATATTCCGCCCGATGGCGATGGCAGCCCGGCGGCGTTGGCCGAGCTGATCCTGCCGGCGCTGGCGATGGGCATGCCTCGCCTGCTGCGGGACCAGCCGGTGCTGCTGGTCGGGCATTCCTTCGGCGGCCTGGTGGCGGCGGTGCTGGCGCGGCATTTCCCTGGCGTGATCGGCCTGGTGCTGGGTGATACGCCGCTGGCGATGGCCAAGCAGCGGGCGGCCACGGCGATACTGCGCCTCGGCCTCGATGATGGTGAAATCCGCCGCCATGCGGCGATCACGCGCGACGGTTTCGGCGTTGTCCCCGGCGGCAACGAGGAACGGATTTACTACGATCTGCCGCTGTTGCAGCCGGCGCCGGTGCTGCTGCTGCATGCCGCCCTGCCGTTTGGCAGCAAGCGGGTGGATGAGCGGGTACCGTCCTGCATCGACAGCATGGACCTGGCCGTGATGGCAAAATTCGGTGCCGGCAAGGTGACATGCCAGGCCCTCGAAGGCACCTCGCATATCCTGTTCAACGAAGCGCCCGAGGCGGCGGCCACAGCCATCCGGGAATGGCTGCGGCAACAGCATTAA
- the moaB gene encoding molybdenum cofactor biosynthesis protein B: MTEAKPERRFIPCRIAVLTVSDTRQAAEDKSGQTLVDRLTEAGHELAARAIVTDDIPAIQAKLQEWIADDGIDVVLSTGGTGVTGRDVTPEAFEALYEKSIPGFGELFRMLSFQKIGTSTIQSRTTAGVARGTYLFALPGSPGACRDAWDLILKDQLDYRHRPCNFVELFPRLREHERRKPS, from the coding sequence ATGACCGAAGCCAAACCCGAACGCCGCTTCATTCCCTGCCGCATCGCCGTGCTCACGGTGTCGGATACGCGCCAGGCCGCCGAGGATAAATCCGGCCAGACCCTGGTCGACCGCCTGACCGAGGCCGGCCATGAACTGGCAGCACGCGCCATCGTCACCGACGATATCCCGGCGATTCAGGCCAAGCTGCAAGAGTGGATCGCGGATGACGGCATCGACGTGGTGCTTTCCACTGGCGGCACCGGCGTCACGGGGCGCGACGTGACGCCCGAGGCCTTCGAGGCTTTGTATGAGAAATCCATCCCGGGCTTCGGCGAGCTGTTCCGCATGCTCAGCTTCCAGAAGATCGGCACCTCCACCATCCAGTCGCGCACCACCGCCGGCGTGGCGCGCGGCACCTATCTGTTTGCTTTACCGGGTTCCCCAGGCGCTTGCCGCGATGCTTGGGATTTAATTCTTAAAGATCAGCTTGATTACCGCCATCGCCCCTGTAATTTTGTTGAATTGTTCCCTCGTTTGCGCGAACATGAGCGCCGCAAACCCAGTTAG
- a CDS encoding PA0069 family radical SAM protein, giving the protein MKKFVARAITTEADQARPDARRGRGALSDVGSRYDTLKRERQDDGWGVWDEVEPLKTILHDDTTRSIIAWNKSPDIPFDRSINPYRGCEHGCVYCFARPSHAYLGFSPGLDFETQIMVKRNAATLLRQELSSRGYRVATMNMGTNTDPYQPVERDLGITRQIVEVLRETKHPLGIVTKNHLVTRDIDLFKDMARDGLVKIFLSVTTLDRQLARRMEPRASTPPKRLEAIRMLAEAGIPVGVMVAPIIPMLNDMEIEGILAEAHAAGAREAGYVMLRLPFELKELWREWLAEHYPDRAARVMKLIQESRGGKDYVPQFGSRMRGEGPYMELVAQRFALATRKLGFNTNRLRLRSDLFQPPARDVRQGSLF; this is encoded by the coding sequence GTGAAGAAATTCGTCGCCCGCGCCATCACCACTGAAGCCGACCAGGCTCGCCCGGATGCCCGGCGCGGCCGGGGCGCCTTGAGCGATGTCGGCAGCCGCTACGATACGCTCAAGCGCGAACGCCAGGATGATGGCTGGGGCGTGTGGGATGAGGTCGAGCCGCTCAAGACCATCCTGCATGACGACACCACGCGCAGCATCATCGCCTGGAACAAGTCGCCCGATATTCCCTTCGACCGCTCGATCAATCCCTATCGCGGCTGCGAGCATGGCTGCGTCTACTGCTTCGCCAGGCCGAGCCATGCATATCTCGGTTTCTCGCCCGGCCTGGATTTCGAAACCCAGATCATGGTGAAGCGCAACGCCGCGACGCTGCTGCGCCAGGAACTCAGCAGTCGCGGCTATCGCGTCGCGACCATGAACATGGGCACCAACACCGATCCCTATCAGCCCGTCGAGCGCGACCTCGGCATCACGCGGCAGATCGTCGAGGTGCTGCGCGAGACGAAGCATCCGCTCGGCATCGTCACCAAGAATCATCTTGTCACCCGCGACATAGACCTGTTCAAGGACATGGCGCGCGACGGCCTGGTGAAGATTTTCCTTTCCGTCACCACGCTGGACCGCCAACTTGCCCGCCGCATGGAGCCGCGCGCCTCGACGCCGCCGAAGCGGCTGGAGGCGATCCGCATGCTGGCCGAGGCCGGCATCCCGGTGGGCGTGATGGTGGCGCCGATCATCCCGATGCTCAACGACATGGAGATCGAGGGCATTCTTGCCGAGGCCCATGCCGCCGGCGCACGCGAGGCCGGCTATGTCATGCTGCGGCTGCCCTTCGAACTGAAAGAATTGTGGCGCGAATGGCTGGCCGAGCATTATCCCGACCGCGCCGCGCGGGTGATGAAGCTGATTCAGGAATCGCGCGGCGGTAAGGATTACGTGCCGCAATTCGGCAGTCGCATGCGCGGCGAGGGGCCATACATGGAACTGGTGGCACAGCGTTTCGCGCTCGCCACGCGCAAGCTCGGCTTCAACACCAACCGCCTGCGGCTGCGCAGCGATCTGTTCCAGCCGCCGGCCAGGGATGTCCGGCAGGGGAGTCTGTTCTGA
- a CDS encoding MmcQ/YjbR family DNA-binding protein codes for MAAKPPSQRLREICLALPEAAEQETWEVPTYRVRGKIFAMEVARPGADGRDRPAFWCKGQPGSQQILVGADPQRFFVPPYFGPKGWVGMWIDRKADWAEVAELVRRSYRQVAPRKLAERV; via the coding sequence ATGGCGGCCAAACCCCCAAGCCAGCGGCTGCGCGAAATCTGCCTTGCCCTGCCGGAAGCCGCCGAGCAGGAAACCTGGGAGGTGCCGACCTACCGCGTGCGCGGCAAGATCTTCGCCATGGAGGTTGCCCGCCCAGGAGCAGATGGCCGCGATCGCCCTGCCTTCTGGTGCAAGGGCCAGCCGGGCAGCCAGCAGATCCTGGTTGGCGCCGATCCGCAGCGTTTCTTCGTGCCGCCGTATTTCGGGCCGAAAGGCTGGGTCGGGATGTGGATCGACCGCAAGGCCGATTGGGCGGAAGTGGCCGAACTGGTGCGCCGCAGCTACCGCCAGGTGGCGCCGAGGAAGCTGGCGGAGCGGGTGTGA
- a CDS encoding DUF294 nucleotidyltransferase-like domain-containing protein: protein MTDMGNHASDDSRRLLDLMPYRRHLAEVMRQPVSSIDADCPLAQAAQAMTAENIGVLLVRRHDQVVGILTERDLTRALAQHGAASAAMRAEAVMTPQIISLPQDTLLFRAIGRMRRFNLRHLPVTDGRGAYIGMVSARALLRQRATEAQSVADAIEAATTAAELNAARASLPALCRMLLEEKLEPVEIAAVISGIYADITARAAALVEQLLEPAPAPWCLLMLGSGGRGESLLVPDQDNAIIHAGSSEDDGWYARAGTQLSDLLNAAGIPYCKGGVMAMNTAWRGAQGQWRARVTEWVRRHSAEALLNVDIFFDLQPIHGERRLGENLRREALAAARASPLFLRLLAEQAAQIHPAIGLFGRLREKEGLIDLKLGGLLPLVSAARCMALKLGLTETSTQARLRAAAARGLIEADDLDGLLQAHDLILRLLLRQQLAALAAGTPPGSRLPLDALPRQDRTRLKAALRHLELLPDMVQNVLTAPATA from the coding sequence ATGACTGACATGGGCAATCATGCGAGTGACGACAGCCGGCGCCTGCTCGACCTGATGCCGTATCGCCGGCACCTCGCCGAGGTGATGCGCCAGCCGGTCAGCAGTATCGATGCCGATTGTCCGCTGGCCCAGGCGGCGCAAGCGATGACGGCGGAGAATATCGGCGTGCTGCTGGTGCGCCGCCACGACCAGGTGGTCGGCATCCTCACCGAGCGCGACCTCACCCGTGCCCTGGCGCAGCATGGTGCCGCCAGCGCCGCCATGCGCGCCGAAGCCGTGATGACGCCGCAGATCATCAGCCTGCCGCAGGATACCCTGCTGTTCCGCGCCATCGGCCGCATGCGGCGGTTCAATCTGCGCCACCTGCCGGTGACGGATGGACGCGGCGCCTATATCGGCATGGTCTCGGCCCGCGCTTTGCTGCGCCAGCGCGCGACGGAAGCCCAATCGGTGGCCGATGCAATCGAGGCGGCAACCACGGCGGCGGAATTGAATGCGGCGCGCGCCAGCCTGCCGGCGTTGTGCCGCATGCTGCTGGAAGAAAAACTCGAGCCGGTGGAAATCGCCGCCGTGATCAGCGGCATCTATGCCGATATCACGGCCCGCGCCGCCGCCCTGGTTGAGCAGCTTTTGGAGCCGGCGCCAGCACCGTGGTGCCTGCTGATGCTCGGCTCCGGCGGGCGCGGCGAAAGCCTGCTGGTGCCGGATCAGGACAACGCCATCATCCATGCCGGCAGCAGCGAGGATGATGGCTGGTATGCGCGCGCCGGCACGCAGCTCTCCGACCTGCTGAACGCCGCCGGCATTCCCTATTGCAAGGGCGGCGTGATGGCGATGAACACCGCCTGGCGCGGCGCCCAGGGGCAATGGCGCGCGCGCGTCACCGAATGGGTGCGGCGCCATTCGGCGGAAGCCCTGCTCAATGTTGATATCTTCTTCGACCTGCAGCCGATCCATGGCGAGCGGCGGCTCGGCGAAAACCTGCGCCGCGAAGCCCTGGCGGCGGCGCGGGCCTCGCCGCTGTTCCTGCGGCTGCTGGCCGAGCAGGCCGCCCAGATCCATCCCGCCATCGGCCTGTTCGGCCGCCTGCGCGAAAAGGAAGGGCTGATCGACCTCAAGCTCGGCGGCCTGCTGCCGCTGGTGAGTGCCGCGCGCTGCATGGCGCTGAAACTCGGCCTCACCGAAACCAGCACCCAGGCGCGGCTGCGCGCCGCCGCCGCGCGCGGCCTGATCGAAGCCGACGATCTCGATGGCCTGCTGCAGGCCCATGACCTGATCCTGCGCCTGCTGCTGCGCCAGCAGCTCGCCGCCCTTGCCGCCGGCACGCCGCCGGGCAGCCGCCTGCCGCTGGATGCGCTGCCGCGCCAGGACCGCACCCGGCTCAAGGCAGCCTTGCGCCACCTCGAATTGCTGCCCGACATGGTGCAGAACGTGCTCACCGCCCCCGCCACGGCTTGA
- a CDS encoding 3'-5' exonuclease: MARPTSLPRRLLQSWRTHFAARRHGPEAGPRLPATLSLHDLPLAVLDTETTGLNPARDRIVSIGGLHWRGDQAEGALLDLLLHPGRKIPASATAIHRIDDAMVATAPSFALVGGTVLRFWHHRVLLGHNIGFDLALLREEAARAQLGFMPPPAVLDIGLLYGGLYPRSRDCGIEAIAAQFGIQIEARHSATGDAETAAKLWCALRPHLIGHGIGTLGGAQAVMRRARDLIHGQQRAGWAMDLVLPHD, from the coding sequence ATGGCCCGTCCGACATCCTTGCCGCGCCGGTTGCTGCAATCCTGGCGCACCCATTTTGCCGCCCGGCGCCATGGGCCCGAGGCTGGCCCGCGCCTGCCTGCCACCCTGTCGCTGCATGACCTGCCGCTCGCGGTGCTCGATACCGAAACCACCGGGCTGAACCCGGCGCGCGACCGCATTGTCAGCATCGGCGGCCTGCATTGGCGCGGCGATCAGGCGGAAGGCGCGCTGCTGGATCTGCTGCTGCATCCGGGCCGCAAAATCCCGGCCAGCGCTACCGCGATCCATCGTATCGACGATGCCATGGTGGCCACCGCGCCGAGTTTTGCGCTGGTCGGCGGCACGGTGTTGCGCTTCTGGCATCACCGCGTGCTGCTCGGGCACAATATCGGCTTCGATCTTGCGTTGCTGCGCGAGGAGGCGGCGCGGGCGCAGCTTGGCTTCATGCCGCCGCCGGCAGTGCTGGATATCGGCCTGCTCTATGGCGGCCTGTATCCGCGCAGCCGCGATTGCGGCATCGAGGCCATCGCGGCACAGTTTGGCATACAGATCGAGGCCCGCCATTCCGCCACCGGCGATGCCGAGACGGCGGCGAAACTCTGGTGCGCCCTCCGGCCACACCTGATCGGCCATGGCATCGGCACGCTCGGCGGTGCGCAAGCCGTGATGCGCCGCGCCCGCGATCTGATCCATGGCCAGCAGCGTGCCGGCTGGGCGATGGATCTGGTGCTGCCGCATGACTGA
- a CDS encoding MFS transporter, with protein MSELTMQQERSSRMLTKEERKVILASSAGTIFEWYDFYLYGSLAAIIGAQFFSSFPEATRNVFALLAFAAGFLVRPFGALFFGRLGDLIGRKYTFLMTILIMGSSTFLVGLLPSYETMGAAAPIILIALRMLQGLALGGEYGGAVVYVAEHAPRNQRGYFTSWIQTTATLGLLLSLLIILVVRTYTGEKDFAAWGWRIPFLLSIFLLAISLYIRLSMEESPAFKKMKEEGRQSKAPLSEAFGQWKNAKFAVLALLGLVAGQAVVWYTGQFYALFFIQSVLRVDLFTANILIAWSLILGTGGFIIFGALSDKIGRKKIILAGCVLAAITYFPVFKFITATANPMLHAAHQKSEVVVVAAKDDCSFQFNPTGTSKFTSSCDNARSLLARSSVNYHVEDAPSGTVAKVKIGGKEITSYDTTKLSGDAARTVPAAFTGAINAALGDVGYPVPGKPNDSIVKVTSFFGVFTGQAFPLVLALTYLVILVTMVYGPIAAALVELFPTRIRYTGMSLPYHIGNGWFGGLLPATSFAMNAESGNIYFGLWYPIIIALATVVIGALFVPENNGKDITAD; from the coding sequence ATGAGCGAATTGACCATGCAGCAGGAGCGCAGCTCGCGCATGCTGACCAAGGAGGAACGCAAGGTCATCCTGGCGTCCTCCGCCGGCACCATCTTCGAATGGTACGATTTCTACCTTTACGGCTCGCTGGCGGCGATCATCGGCGCCCAGTTCTTCTCTTCCTTCCCGGAAGCGACCCGTAACGTCTTCGCGCTGCTGGCCTTTGCCGCCGGCTTCCTGGTGCGCCCGTTCGGCGCCCTGTTCTTCGGCCGCTTAGGCGACCTGATCGGCCGCAAATACACCTTCCTCATGACCATCCTGATCATGGGTTCGTCCACCTTCCTGGTCGGCCTGCTGCCCAGCTACGAGACCATGGGCGCCGCGGCCCCGATCATCCTGATCGCGCTGCGCATGCTGCAGGGCCTGGCTTTGGGCGGTGAATATGGCGGTGCGGTCGTCTACGTGGCCGAACATGCCCCGCGCAACCAGCGCGGCTACTTCACCTCCTGGATCCAGACCACCGCCACGCTCGGCCTGCTGCTGTCGCTGCTGATCATCCTGGTGGTGCGCACCTATACCGGCGAAAAGGACTTCGCCGCCTGGGGCTGGCGCATCCCGTTCCTGCTTTCGATCTTCCTGCTCGCCATCTCGCTCTATATCCGTCTGTCGATGGAAGAGAGCCCGGCGTTCAAGAAGATGAAGGAAGAGGGCCGCCAGTCGAAGGCACCGCTGTCCGAAGCCTTCGGCCAGTGGAAGAACGCCAAGTTCGCCGTCCTCGCCCTGCTTGGCCTCGTCGCCGGTCAGGCCGTGGTGTGGTACACGGGCCAGTTCTACGCCCTGTTCTTCATCCAGTCGGTGCTGCGCGTTGACCTGTTCACCGCCAACATCCTGATCGCCTGGTCGCTGATCCTCGGCACCGGCGGCTTCATCATCTTCGGCGCGCTGTCGGACAAGATCGGCCGCAAGAAGATCATCCTGGCGGGCTGCGTGCTGGCCGCGATCACCTACTTCCCGGTGTTCAAGTTCATCACCGCCACCGCCAACCCGATGCTGCATGCCGCGCATCAGAAGTCGGAAGTGGTCGTGGTCGCCGCGAAGGACGATTGCTCGTTCCAGTTCAACCCGACCGGCACGTCCAAGTTCACCTCGTCCTGCGATAACGCCCGCTCGCTGCTGGCCCGCTCGTCGGTGAACTACCATGTCGAGGATGCCCCGAGCGGCACCGTCGCCAAGGTGAAGATCGGTGGCAAGGAGATCACCTCCTATGACACCACCAAGCTGAGCGGCGACGCCGCCCGCACCGTGCCGGCAGCCTTCACCGGCGCGATCAACGCGGCGCTGGGCGACGTCGGCTATCCGGTGCCGGGCAAGCCGAATGACAGCATCGTCAAGGTGACGAGCTTCTTCGGCGTGTTCACCGGCCAGGCCTTCCCGCTGGTGCTGGCGCTGACCTACCTGGTCATCCTGGTCACCATGGTGTACGGCCCGATCGCGGCGGCGCTGGTGGAACTGTTCCCCACCCGCATCCGCTACACCGGCATGTCGCTGCCCTACCATATCGGTAACGGCTGGTTCGGCGGCCTGCTGCCGGCGACCTCGTTCGCCATGAACGCGGAATCCGGCAACATCTATTTCGGCCTCTGGTATCCGATCATCATCGCGCTCGCGACCGTGGTGATTGGCGCCCTGTTCGTGCCGGAAAACAACGGCAAGGACATCACCGCCGACTAA
- a CDS encoding DUF4212 domain-containing protein has translation MTQLSPDKAKAYWSRTSGLMWTMLAIWFLAGFGVHLFAPQLNSIRIIGFPLGFYMAAQGSLIIFVVSLFWFARKQNEIDEEFGVAEEE, from the coding sequence ATGACTCAACTTTCACCGGACAAGGCTAAAGCCTATTGGTCCCGCACGTCGGGGCTGATGTGGACCATGCTGGCGATCTGGTTCCTGGCGGGCTTCGGCGTGCATCTCTTCGCGCCGCAGCTCAACAGCATCCGGATCATCGGTTTTCCGCTCGGCTTCTACATGGCCGCGCAAGGCTCGCTGATCATCTTCGTCGTGTCGCTGTTCTGGTTTGCCCGCAAGCAGAACGAGATCGACGAGGAATTCGGCGTGGCTGAAGAAGAGTAA